Proteins from a single region of Punica granatum isolate Tunisia-2019 chromosome 8, ASM765513v2, whole genome shotgun sequence:
- the LOC116189203 gene encoding PHD finger protein ALFIN-LIKE 4-like isoform X1, with amino-acid sequence MDGGGQYNPRTVEEVFRDFKGRRAAMIKALTTDVEEFYQQCDPEKENLCLYGYPSEQWEVNLPAEEVPPELPEPALGINFARDGMQEKDWLSLVAVHSDAWLLSVAFYFGARFGFDKADRKRLFNMMNELPTIFEVVTGSAKKQAKEKSSTTNHSNSKSKSNSKRGLESQPKNSRALQQKEEEDEGLEEEEDEEHGDTLCGACGENYAADEFWICCDVCEKWFHGKCVKITPARAEHIKQYKCPSCSNKRARP; translated from the exons ATGGACGGAGGCGGACAGTACAACCCGCGCACGGTGGAGGAGGTGTTTAGGGATTTCAAGGGACGGAGAGCCGCCATGATTAAGGCCCTCACCACCG ATGTCGAGGAGTTTTACCAGCAGTGTGATCCTG AGAAAGAGAATCTTTGCCTCTATGGATACCCAAGCGAGCAGTGGGAAGTCAACCTACCTGCTGAAGAAGTGCCTCCAGAACTTCCTGAGCCTGCACTTGGTATCAACTTTGCCCGAGATGGAATGCAAGAGAAAGACTGGCTATCATTGGTTGCTGTCCACAGCGATGCATGGCTTCTTTCTGTGGCATTCTATTTTGGTGCTAGATTTGGATTCGACAAGGCTGATAG GAAACGTCTATTCAACATGATGAATGAACTTCCCACAATATTCGAGGTGGTCACGGGAAGTGCCAAGAAACAGGCCAAGGAGAAGTCTTCCACGACAAATCACAGCAACAGCAAGTCCAAATCAAACTCCAAG CGTGGATTGGAATCTCAGCCCAAGAACTCCAGGGCGCTGCAGcagaaggaagaagaggacGAGGGgttggaggaagaggaggatgaggagcacGGGGACACCCTGTGTGGGGCCTGTGGGGAGAACTACGCTGCTGACGAGTTCTGGATCTGCTGTGACGTGTGCGAGAAATGGTTCCATGGGAAGTGCGTGAAGATCACACCCGCCAGGGCCGAGCACATCAAGCAGTACAAATGTCCCTCCTGCAGCAACAAGAGAGCCCGCCCTTAA
- the LOC116189203 gene encoding PHD finger protein ALFIN-LIKE 4-like isoform X2 produces MDGGGQYNPRTVEEVFRDFKGRRAAMIKALTTDVEEFYQQCDPEKENLCLYGYPSEQWEVNLPAEEVPPELPEPALGINFARDGMQEKDWLSLVAVHSDAWLLSVAFYFGARFGFDKADRKRLFNMMNELPTIFEVVTGSAKKQAKEKSSTTNHSNSKSKSNSKPKNSRALQQKEEEDEGLEEEEDEEHGDTLCGACGENYAADEFWICCDVCEKWFHGKCVKITPARAEHIKQYKCPSCSNKRARP; encoded by the exons ATGGACGGAGGCGGACAGTACAACCCGCGCACGGTGGAGGAGGTGTTTAGGGATTTCAAGGGACGGAGAGCCGCCATGATTAAGGCCCTCACCACCG ATGTCGAGGAGTTTTACCAGCAGTGTGATCCTG AGAAAGAGAATCTTTGCCTCTATGGATACCCAAGCGAGCAGTGGGAAGTCAACCTACCTGCTGAAGAAGTGCCTCCAGAACTTCCTGAGCCTGCACTTGGTATCAACTTTGCCCGAGATGGAATGCAAGAGAAAGACTGGCTATCATTGGTTGCTGTCCACAGCGATGCATGGCTTCTTTCTGTGGCATTCTATTTTGGTGCTAGATTTGGATTCGACAAGGCTGATAG GAAACGTCTATTCAACATGATGAATGAACTTCCCACAATATTCGAGGTGGTCACGGGAAGTGCCAAGAAACAGGCCAAGGAGAAGTCTTCCACGACAAATCACAGCAACAGCAAGTCCAAATCAAACTCCAAG CCCAAGAACTCCAGGGCGCTGCAGcagaaggaagaagaggacGAGGGgttggaggaagaggaggatgaggagcacGGGGACACCCTGTGTGGGGCCTGTGGGGAGAACTACGCTGCTGACGAGTTCTGGATCTGCTGTGACGTGTGCGAGAAATGGTTCCATGGGAAGTGCGTGAAGATCACACCCGCCAGGGCCGAGCACATCAAGCAGTACAAATGTCCCTCCTGCAGCAACAAGAGAGCCCGCCCTTAA
- the LOC116189221 gene encoding solute carrier family 25 member 44-like yields MSLGAATAEETSSPSTEMKVPAEVDWHMLDKSRFFFLGAALFSGVSAALYPIVVLKTRQQVSPSNVSCFRMSLSIMQYEGFRGFYRGFGTSLMGTIPARALYMGALEVTKSSVGSATVRLGISDTTALAIANAAAGLSSAMAAQLVWTPVDVVSQRLMVQNGAKIGLISDRCDKYRNGIDAFRKILCSDGPRGLYRGFGISILTYAPCNAVWWASYSVVSRLIWAGLGRMDSNRRHHMSSSPNSRSALAVQGLSAVAASGVSAVITMPLDTIKTRLQVMDGVEENGRRRAMTAFQTVRSLVKEGGLRACYRGLGPRWASMAMSATTMVTTYEFLKKLSAKNQDCFTFMTSRK; encoded by the coding sequence ATGAGCTTGGGAGCTGCAACAGCGGAGGAGACTTCATCCCCGTCCACAGAAATGAAAGTCCCGGCCGAGGTCGACTGGCACATGCTCGACAAATCGAGGTTCTTCTTCCTTGGGGCTGCACTGTTCTCCGGCGTCTCAGCCGCTCTCTACCCGATCGTCGTGCTAAAGACCCGGCAGCAGGTCTCCCCTTCGAACGTTTCCTGCTTCAGGATGTCCTTATCGATCATGCAGTACGAGGGATTCCGAGGGTTTTATCGGGGATTCGGGACATCCCTGATGGGCACTATCCCCGCCCGGGCCCTCTACATGGGAGCTCTTGAGGTGACAAAGAGCAGCGTGGGAAGCGCCACCGTTAGGTTGGGGATTTCGGACACGACCGCCCTGGCAATAGCCAATGCAGCTGCGGGGTTGAGCTCGGCGATGGCAGCCCAGCTGGTTTGGACCCCGGTCGATGTCGTGAGCCAGAGACTTATGGTCCAGAATGGTGCCAAGATAGGTCTCATCAGCGATAGATGTGATAAGTACCGGAATGGGATCGATGCATTCCGGAAGATCCTCTGCTCCGATGGACCGCGGGGTCTCTACCGCGGGTTTGGGATCTCAATCCTGACGTACGCACCATGCAATGCGGTCTGGTGGGCCTCGTACTCAGTCGTGTCCCGACTCATCTGGGCAGGCCTCGGTCGGATGGATTCAAATCGCAGGCACCACATGAGCTCAAGCCCGAACTCAAGGTCAGCGCTGGCTGTTCAGGGGCTGAGTGCAGTGGCAGCCAGCGGGGTCTCAGCCGTGATCACAATGCCGCTCGACACTATCAAGACAAGGCTTCAGGTGATGGACGGCGTGGAGGAGAACGGGAGGAGGAGGGCAATGACGGCTTTTCAGACGGTCCGGAGCTTGGTCAAGGAAGGCGGGCTCAGGGCCTGCTACAGAGGGCTCGGGCCGAGGTGGGCCTCGATGGCCATGTCTGCGACAACAATGGTCACGACGTATGAGTTCCTCAAGAAACTGTCTGCTAAGAACCAGGATTGCTTCACCTTCATGACCAGCAGAAAGTGA
- the LOC116187509 gene encoding ankyrin repeat-containing protein BDA1-like — protein MYNGERLLHDAAVEGNVPLLLRLLEEDRLALHRVASGSLNETPLHVAAMLGHLEFVEEILTRNPEMARELDFRRSSPLHLAAAKGHTEVVKLLLLTNPKMSLSRDWEGRCPIHLAVIRGHTEVLKELIQVKPEAALPKIGSRNILHLCVMHYQYEALEYLVETMGDDNEFMNTKDDDGSTILHLAAADQQVEVVKLLLTKSQIKRNVVNHQGSTSLDLALARGCGNGKDVKIQQLLKREGAIQATGITSSRRSASIALNESNEPPQDNSQPEKRKKIRKKGWLEQKRSALMVVASLIATMAYQAGINPPANIWPGKSEIVTTKNSREHLRVDSFAFIICNSASFYASLSIILLLISGLPLRWRFFMCLLMVVVCVAVVSVMLAYENALRILSVASDLTDRNMRYGFIWIFLIGIIFIGHTVRLVVKMARRNRRRIKRQRGNYSPSQEPILV, from the exons atGTACAACGGGGAGAGACTGCTTCATGATGCGGCAGTTGAAGGGAATGTCCCTTTGCTGCTCAGGTTACTTGAAGAAGATAGACTTGCTCTTCACAGAGTTGCTTCGGGCTCTCTTAATGAGACTCCTCTACATGTTGCCGCAATGCTCGGACACCTGGAGTTTGTAGAGGAGATCTTAACCCGGAATCCTGAAATGGCCCGAGAGTTGGATTTCCGAAGATCGTCTCCACTTCATCTGGCTGCAGCAAAAGGCCATACTGAGGTAGTTAAATTGCTGCTATTGACCAATCCCAAGATGTCCCTCTCTCGAGACTGGGAAGGGAGGTGCCCGATTCACCTAGCTGTGATCAGAGGTCACACTGAGGTCCTCAAGGAGCTCATTCAGGTGAAACCTGAAGCGGCTCTGCCGAAGATCGGAAGTCGAAACATTTTGCATCTATGCGTCATGCACTACCAGTATGAAGCTCTGGAGTATTTAGTGGAGACGATGGGAGATGATAACGAGTTTATGAATACAAAGGATGATGATGGCTCCACCATTCTGCATCTTGCTGCTGCAGATCAACAAGTTGAG GTCGTGAAGCTACTGCTCACAAAGTCTCAAATCAAACGGAATGTGGTGAACCATCAGGGGTCCACTTCACTTGACTTGGCCCTGGCACGAGGCTGTGGAAATGGGAAAGATGTAAAGATCCAGCAGTTGCTCAAAAGAGAAGGAGCTATACAAGCAACAGGAATCACTTCATCACGTAGGTCTGCCTCGATCGCACTAAATGAAAGTAATGAGCCTCCACAAGATAATAGCCAAccagaaaagaggaagaagatcaGGAAAAAGGGCTGGCTTGAACAGAAAAGGTCAGCCTTAATGGTTGTGGCCTCGCTTATTGCAACCATGGCCTACCAAGCAGGAATCAACCCCCCTGCAAACATCTGGCCGGGAAAGTCTGAAATCGTTACAACAAAGAACAGTCGTGAACATTTACGTGTTGATAGTTTTGCCTTTATAATTTGTAATAGTGCAAGTTTCTATGCGTCTCTCAGCATTATCCTACTGCTGATCAGTGGCTTACCCTTGAGGTGGAGGTTCTTCATGTGTCTTCTAATGGTCGTCGTATGTGTTGCAGTTGTATCAGTTATGTTAGCTTATGAAAATGCACTCCGTATTCTATCCGTAGCAAGTGATTTGACAGACAGAAACATGCGATACGGCTTTATCTGGATATTCTTGATTGGTATTATTTTCATTGGGCACACTGTCCGACTTGTGGTGAAGATGGCAAGACGCAACAGAAGGAGGATCAAGAGGCAGAGGGGCAACTACAGTCCAAGTCAAGAGCCAATTCTCGTGTAG